The following are encoded in a window of Burkholderia ambifaria AMMD genomic DNA:
- the korC gene encoding transcriptional repressor KorC produces the protein MTNDANIRLECLKPAERWAQPSGEEVREVLRLAGLTGGKAAKVLGLGPKGDRTIRRWVGEDTPIPYAAWALLCDYAGLGLIWKEA, from the coding sequence ATGACGAACGACGCCAATATCCGGCTGGAGTGCTTGAAGCCGGCCGAGCGGTGGGCGCAGCCGAGCGGCGAAGAGGTGCGCGAGGTGCTGCGCCTGGCGGGCCTCACCGGCGGCAAAGCCGCGAAGGTGCTGGGCCTCGGCCCGAAGGGCGACCGGACGATCCGGCGATGGGTGGGCGAGGACACGCCGATCCCTTATGCCGCGTGGGCGCTGCTGTGCGACTACGCCGGCCTCGGGCTGATCTGGAAAGAGGCTTGA
- a CDS encoding antirestriction protein — protein sequence MNTQDQPVTASLVAEAQRLDFLPTYFGPRLMMRGEALVYAWLRRLCERYNGAYWHYYTLSDGGFYLAPDLAERLEIEVDGNGFRGELSADAAGIVATLFALGQLAAEIAGTDAADALIDRYHFLRGFAAGHPEAAAIYRAID from the coding sequence ATGAACACCCAAGACCAACCCGTCACCGCTTCCCTGGTCGCCGAGGCCCAGCGCCTCGACTTCTTGCCTACCTACTTCGGCCCGCGCCTGATGATGCGCGGCGAGGCCCTTGTGTACGCCTGGCTGCGCCGGCTCTGCGAACGCTACAACGGCGCGTATTGGCACTACTACACCCTGTCGGACGGCGGTTTCTACCTGGCCCCCGACCTGGCCGAGCGCCTGGAGATCGAGGTAGACGGCAACGGCTTCCGGGGCGAACTGTCGGCCGACGCCGCCGGCATTGTCGCAACCCTGTTCGCGCTCGGCCAGCTCGCGGCCGAGATCGCCGGCACGGACGCGGCCGACGCCCTGATCGACCGCTATCACTTCCTGCGCGGCTTCGCGGCCGGCCACCCCGAGGCCGCTGCGATCTACCGGGCTATTGACTGA
- a CDS encoding type II toxin-antitoxin system RelE/ParE family toxin has translation MSYAVVFSPEAEEQLAELYRYIAAAASPDVAARYTEAIVTYCESLRTFPLRGTMRDDVRPGLRITNYRKRAVIAFDVAGDLVSIIGVFYGGQDYESILHDDADD, from the coding sequence ATGAGCTACGCGGTCGTCTTCTCGCCCGAGGCCGAAGAGCAGCTTGCCGAGCTGTACCGCTACATCGCGGCGGCGGCGTCGCCTGACGTTGCCGCTCGCTACACCGAGGCAATCGTCACCTATTGCGAAAGCCTGCGCACGTTTCCACTGCGCGGCACCATGCGCGACGATGTGCGGCCCGGCCTGCGCATCACGAACTACCGCAAGCGCGCCGTGATCGCCTTCGATGTGGCCGGCGATCTGGTTTCCATCATCGGCGTGTTCTACGGCGGGCAGGACTACGAGTCGATCCTGCACGACGACGCGGACGACTGA
- the kfrB gene encoding IncP plasmid survival protein KfrB (KfrA, KfrB, and KfrC together were shown to be essential for IncP-1 plasmid R751.), which yields MKERLLVMNGQRIVQAEKDGAWTNQKVDKAGALKPGIYNLYTAQAADKKQTHAGVIVHADATNVYQQIGKNFVMHARSDFDKVPEIGSAKSISYNAQGKAAVAAEAPKLTRGRSM from the coding sequence ATGAAAGAACGCCTCTTGGTCATGAACGGTCAACGCATCGTTCAGGCCGAAAAGGACGGCGCTTGGACGAATCAGAAAGTAGACAAGGCGGGCGCGTTGAAGCCCGGCATCTACAACCTGTACACGGCCCAAGCGGCCGACAAGAAGCAGACCCACGCCGGCGTGATCGTTCATGCCGACGCCACCAACGTGTACCAGCAGATCGGCAAGAACTTTGTCATGCACGCTCGGTCAGATTTCGATAAAGTACCTGAAATTGGGAGCGCAAAGAGCATCAGCTACAACGCCCAGGGCAAGGCGGCAGTCGCCGCAGAGGCCCCGAAACTGACGCGGGGGCGCTCCATGTAG
- a CDS encoding DUF2761 domain-containing protein, whose protein sequence is MAKQTLPYPPGFVEPTTGRVAVLVREYADSDLNGDAPAYWYSAQSEEWGLDPWRLVEGVDPHVGGGSFDVCFASGGTRTVGPLMTFFLSAAHAAQLIDAKGEELALQRATLAVIADGLGLPAKALRIEAKVEGRPAVFYDQDGATLCACAVDSDHWRQARATAATASAIDKARTNF, encoded by the coding sequence ATGGCAAAGCAGACCCTCCCCTACCCGCCTGGCTTCGTGGAGCCGACCACTGGCCGCGTGGCCGTCCTGGTGCGCGAGTACGCGGACAGCGACTTGAACGGCGACGCGCCGGCCTACTGGTACAGCGCGCAATCCGAAGAATGGGGCCTTGACCCCTGGCGTCTCGTGGAGGGCGTCGATCCGCACGTGGGCGGCGGTTCCTTCGACGTGTGCTTTGCCAGCGGCGGCACGCGCACCGTAGGCCCGCTGATGACGTTCTTCCTGAGTGCCGCCCATGCGGCACAGCTCATTGACGCCAAGGGGGAAGAGTTGGCCTTGCAGCGCGCCACCCTGGCCGTCATCGCGGACGGGCTGGGCCTGCCTGCCAAGGCGCTGCGCATCGAGGCGAAGGTGGAGGGCCGGCCGGCCGTGTTCTACGACCAGGACGGGGCCACGCTTTGCGCGTGCGCGGTGGATTCCGACCACTGGCGACAGGCGCGGGCGACGGCCGCAACGGCATCGGCCATCGACAAGGCGCGAACAAATTTTTAG
- a CDS encoding ribbon-helix-helix domain-containing protein, whose product MRTTQQLSITLPNDMADVVKTKVKTGEYASESEVIRDGLRALLARDRAVESWLHNQVGPAYDALKADPSRAVTADQVRARLAAEHAKAQ is encoded by the coding sequence ATGCGAACCACCCAGCAACTGAGCATCACCCTGCCGAACGACATGGCCGACGTGGTGAAAACGAAGGTCAAGACCGGGGAGTACGCGAGCGAAAGCGAGGTCATCCGCGACGGCCTGCGTGCGCTACTCGCGCGTGATCGCGCCGTCGAGTCCTGGCTTCACAACCAGGTCGGCCCGGCGTATGACGCCCTGAAAGCCGATCCCTCCCGAGCCGTCACCGCCGACCAGGTGCGCGCCCGCCTGGCCGCCGAGCATGCGAAGGCGCAATGA
- a CDS encoding ParA family protein produces the protein MKTLVTAIQKGGQGKTFATCHLAFDFLERGLRVAVIDLDTQGNASFTLSAYQSGYLASQLFTGDTDDLRYWFGKREGESLALIAADANLANLDKMELSQAAAALRASVAALGEFFDVCLIDTAPSLGVAMTAAVLTADYMLSPIEMEAYSLQGMKKMVAVISNLRKQNPKLRFLGMVPNKVDARKPRHVNNLATLQQAYPQLILPFSIGARDSIAEALGEQMPVWKIKKTAARKATQEVRALADYVFTKMEIAQ, from the coding sequence ATGAAAACACTGGTCACGGCAATTCAGAAGGGCGGTCAAGGCAAGACGTTCGCCACCTGCCACCTGGCATTCGACTTCCTGGAGCGCGGCCTTCGCGTGGCCGTGATCGACCTGGACACCCAGGGCAACGCATCGTTCACGCTGTCGGCGTACCAATCGGGCTACCTCGCCAGCCAGTTGTTCACCGGCGACACCGATGACCTGCGGTATTGGTTCGGCAAGCGCGAGGGCGAGAGCCTGGCGCTGATCGCGGCAGACGCCAACCTGGCGAACCTGGACAAGATGGAGCTTTCCCAGGCGGCCGCCGCGCTGCGGGCCAGTGTGGCCGCGCTGGGCGAGTTCTTCGACGTGTGCCTGATCGACACGGCCCCCTCCCTTGGCGTCGCCATGACGGCGGCCGTGCTGACGGCCGACTACATGCTGTCGCCCATCGAAATGGAGGCGTACAGCTTGCAGGGCATGAAGAAGATGGTCGCGGTCATCAGCAACCTGCGCAAGCAGAACCCCAAGCTGCGCTTCCTCGGCATGGTGCCGAACAAGGTGGACGCGCGGAAGCCGCGCCACGTCAACAACCTGGCGACGTTGCAGCAGGCATACCCGCAGCTCATCTTGCCGTTCAGCATCGGCGCGCGTGACAGCATCGCCGAGGCGCTGGGCGAGCAGATGCCGGTGTGGAAGATCAAGAAGACCGCCGCGCGGAAGGCCACCCAGGAGGTGCGTGCGCTGGCGGATTACGTGTTCACGAAGATGGAGATCGCGCAATGA
- a CDS encoding single-stranded DNA-binding protein — protein sequence MSHNLFQFIGNLTRDTDVRHSENSARAVFDLAVNRVWRNAAGAKQEQTDFFRIKSFGGLAENAGKYLGKGSKVFVQGRIEPTKYEKDGKTEYGFDFIAEEIEYLDTKAPGGGQ from the coding sequence ATGAGCCACAACCTGTTCCAGTTTATCGGTAATCTTACCCGCGATACCGACGTTCGCCATAGCGAAAACAGCGCCCGCGCCGTTTTCGACCTGGCTGTCAATCGCGTGTGGCGCAACGCAGCCGGTGCGAAGCAGGAGCAGACGGACTTCTTCCGCATCAAGTCGTTCGGCGGCCTGGCCGAGAACGCGGGCAAGTACCTGGGCAAAGGCTCCAAGGTGTTCGTCCAGGGCCGCATCGAGCCGACGAAGTACGAGAAGGACGGCAAGACCGAATACGGGTTCGATTTCATCGCCGAGGAAATCGAATACCTGGACACCAAAGCGCCAGGCGGCGGCCAGTAA
- the kleA gene encoding stable inheritance protein KleA, whose amino-acid sequence MSKNKIMPWVDALPNVEATDFQARRDQIEATMAEAAELVKQAEELRGKAYFAALSLEASAKGEWSSQAVEQAKRSVGW is encoded by the coding sequence ATGAGCAAGAACAAGATCATGCCTTGGGTTGACGCCCTGCCGAATGTGGAAGCCACCGACTTCCAAGCCCGCCGCGACCAGATCGAGGCCACGATGGCCGAGGCGGCCGAGCTGGTGAAGCAGGCGGAAGAGCTGCGCGGCAAAGCCTATTTCGCCGCCTTGAGCCTGGAGGCCAGTGCCAAGGGCGAATGGTCGAGCCAAGCGGTCGAGCAGGCCAAGCGCAGCGTCGGCTGGTAA
- the trfA gene encoding plasmid replication initiator TrfA, whose protein sequence is MQNEFNEQEYRRKLIEGGLSEADATDLAARTAAARRDSGSAGGAFRPAGSLFELPATAGDNEAALPPKLPTPASAAVERSERMAQESAELARTMGLPPEPRTAVNKMAEQIGALAQDKRSSAMATKKRTAGGELAEKVSEAKQTALLKHTKQQIKDMQLSLFDLAPWPDHMRALPNDFGRSAIFTVRNKKVPRAALQGQSIYHVNKDVEITYTGIELRADDDELVFAQVLEYAKRTALGEPVSFTFYELCQDLDWSINGRYYTRAEECLTRLQASAMQFSSQRIGRLESVSLIRRFRVLDRGKRTSRCQVEIDAEIVVLFAGDHYTKFVWEKYRKLSPTARRMFDYFATHKEPYPLKLETFRLMCGSDSTRPKKWREQVGEACDELRENGLVESAWVNDDLVHCKR, encoded by the coding sequence ATGCAGAACGAGTTCAACGAGCAGGAATACAGGCGCAAGCTCATCGAGGGCGGGCTTAGCGAAGCCGACGCCACCGACCTTGCCGCCCGTACCGCCGCCGCTCGCAGGGACTCGGGCAGCGCCGGCGGGGCCTTCCGCCCCGCCGGTTCCCTCTTCGAGCTGCCGGCCACGGCCGGCGACAACGAGGCGGCTTTGCCGCCGAAGCTACCGACGCCGGCAAGTGCCGCCGTCGAGCGATCCGAGCGCATGGCGCAGGAATCGGCCGAGCTTGCGCGCACGATGGGCCTGCCGCCCGAACCGCGCACCGCCGTGAACAAGATGGCCGAGCAGATCGGCGCGCTGGCCCAGGACAAACGGAGTAGTGCGATGGCGACCAAGAAGCGAACGGCCGGCGGTGAGCTGGCCGAGAAGGTCAGCGAGGCCAAGCAGACGGCCTTGCTCAAGCACACGAAGCAGCAGATCAAGGACATGCAGCTCTCGCTGTTCGACCTGGCTCCCTGGCCGGATCACATGCGGGCACTGCCCAACGACTTCGGGCGGTCGGCGATCTTCACCGTCCGCAACAAGAAGGTGCCGCGCGCCGCGCTGCAAGGCCAGTCGATCTACCACGTCAACAAAGACGTGGAGATCACCTACACCGGGATCGAACTGCGCGCCGACGACGACGAGCTGGTATTCGCCCAGGTGCTGGAGTACGCGAAGCGCACCGCGCTCGGAGAGCCGGTTTCCTTCACGTTCTACGAGCTTTGCCAGGACTTGGACTGGTCAATCAACGGTCGGTACTACACAAGGGCCGAGGAATGCCTGACGCGGCTCCAGGCGTCGGCCATGCAGTTCTCATCCCAACGCATCGGCCGGCTCGAATCGGTGTCGCTGATCCGGCGCTTCCGCGTCCTGGATCGCGGCAAGCGCACGTCGCGCTGCCAGGTCGAGATCGACGCCGAAATCGTGGTGCTGTTCGCCGGCGACCACTACACGAAATTCGTGTGGGAGAAGTACCGCAAGCTGTCGCCCACCGCGCGGCGCATGTTCGACTACTTCGCCACCCACAAGGAGCCGTACCCGCTTAAGCTGGAGACGTTCCGGCTGATGTGCGGCTCGGATTCCACCCGGCCGAAGAAGTGGCGCGAGCAGGTAGGCGAAGCGTGCGACGAGCTGCGCGAAAACGGCCTGGTCGAAAGTGCGTGGGTGAACGACGACCTGGTGCATTGCAAGCGGTGA
- the kleE gene encoding KleE stable inheritance protein — MSNIVKFPRASKPPAPEPVQPAAPAAAPAAPKAEGRGLVAGLVKFVWVATVLVWPVLKWVLAIITFFQFVRMLYHWNTPGVYAGWSFLAYFAALTAITYFVSIYKPKGL; from the coding sequence ATGTCCAACATCGTCAAGTTCCCCAGGGCGAGCAAGCCGCCGGCTCCCGAGCCGGTGCAGCCTGCCGCGCCCGCTGCTGCGCCTGCCGCACCCAAGGCCGAAGGCCGGGGCCTGGTGGCCGGCCTGGTCAAGTTCGTATGGGTGGCGACCGTGCTGGTCTGGCCGGTGCTCAAGTGGGTGCTGGCGATCATCACCTTCTTCCAGTTCGTGCGGATGCTCTACCACTGGAACACGCCTGGCGTGTATGCCGGCTGGTCGTTCCTGGCGTACTTCGCGGCACTGACCGCGATCACCTACTTCGTTTCGATCTACAAACCGAAAGGGCTTTGA
- a CDS encoding protein KlcB, producing the protein MAKRTKQPAQAGQDWSAPAAELLAELPADRDGLLAAAVAAVVEIDAAVMRGDGAAAELAGDRYEAIIWKLNGGTNFGCMADDEAAGRVIERHCAAVPGDVPLWGQRGQFLAVAGDVRALVEYEAGYGGPLNAHFQFHAVDLDRPFISATGYRSHFDTARGCMTVDEVARGILTAMLAEKKRPVLIEANYRDRLADAPLPDWLAGLVPPARREPATVTIPPGFVLVDVVLPAHKAFIARRWAAEAAGKVKAARAARSNAKGKAGGRERDPASAETAMRCSTAKADDCKAEAGPVSPEATMPGAGEASCSTARNGDAGPADLVEFTPAPGQRCEIVSVHHPVFAKEIGKRVIIVKVHPDTRQVWAHDDRPVTYKTNRAGRRVVDSDPSCIQSIYGFDQLRLIT; encoded by the coding sequence ATGGCGAAGCGAACAAAGCAACCGGCCCAGGCGGGCCAGGACTGGAGCGCGCCGGCGGCCGAGCTGCTGGCCGAGCTGCCGGCAGACCGTGACGGCCTGCTGGCTGCGGCCGTTGCGGCCGTGGTGGAGATCGACGCGGCTGTCATGCGCGGCGACGGGGCGGCGGCCGAGCTGGCCGGCGACCGATACGAGGCGATCATCTGGAAGCTGAACGGCGGCACGAACTTCGGGTGCATGGCCGACGACGAGGCCGCCGGCCGCGTCATCGAGCGGCATTGCGCTGCGGTGCCGGGGGACGTGCCCTTGTGGGGCCAGCGCGGCCAGTTCCTGGCCGTGGCGGGCGACGTGCGCGCCCTGGTGGAGTACGAGGCCGGTTATGGCGGGCCGCTCAACGCGCATTTTCAGTTCCACGCGGTTGACCTGGACAGGCCGTTTATCTCGGCGACGGGCTATCGCTCGCACTTCGACACGGCGCGGGGCTGCATGACCGTGGACGAGGTTGCGCGCGGCATCCTGACGGCCATGCTGGCCGAGAAGAAGCGGCCGGTGTTGATCGAGGCCAACTACCGCGACCGCTTGGCCGACGCTCCCCTGCCCGATTGGCTGGCCGGCCTGGTGCCGCCGGCGCGGCGCGAGCCGGCGACCGTGACGATCCCGCCGGGCTTCGTCTTGGTCGATGTGGTGCTGCCGGCGCACAAGGCGTTCATCGCGCGGCGCTGGGCGGCCGAGGCGGCGGGCAAGGTCAAGGCGGCCAGGGCCGCCAGGTCGAACGCCAAGGGAAAGGCCGGGGGCCGCGAGCGAGATCCCGCATCGGCGGAAACGGCGATGCGCTGCAGCACCGCCAAAGCTGACGATTGCAAGGCCGAGGCTGGGCCTGTATCGCCAGAAGCGACGATGCCGGGCGCAGGCGAAGCATCCTGCAGCACCGCCAGGAATGGCGATGCAGGCCCGGCCGACCTGGTGGAGTTCACGCCCGCACCAGGCCAACGGTGCGAGATCGTGAGCGTCCACCATCCGGTGTTCGCCAAGGAGATCGGCAAGCGCGTCATCATCGTGAAGGTGCATCCAGACACCCGCCAGGTGTGGGCGCATGACGACCGGCCGGTGACATACAAGACCAACCGCGCGGGCCGCCGTGTGGTGGATTCAGACCCGAGCTGCATTCAGTCGATCTACGGATTCGACCAACTGCGGCTTATCACGTGA
- a CDS encoding transcriptional repressor gene korB, with product MSAKTNAKKKEQDKPQSSGLGLDGLGDLAGLLNEQPAANAGGAGPQELPLDLIDEDPHQPRTADNPGFSPESIAEIGETIKARGVKSPISVRENPDAPGRYLINHGARRYRGSKWAHKTTIPAFIDNDYNEADQVIENLQRNELTAREIADFIGRELAKGKKKGEIAKEIGKSPAFVTQHVTLLDLPEPIAEAFNSGRGKDVTVINELVTAYKKNPDEVAAWLADDSQELTRGSVKLLREFLEDKRSHEDGDRDPNTVDALTGKTDAEAGDGEQGPQDDDAKGKKEPKEADPDKLKKAIIQVKHDDRPARLILNRRPPAEGWAWLKYEDDGQEFEADLGTVQLVALLEG from the coding sequence ATGAGCGCCAAGACCAACGCCAAGAAGAAGGAGCAGGACAAGCCGCAATCGTCCGGGCTGGGCCTGGACGGGCTGGGCGACCTGGCCGGCCTGCTGAACGAGCAGCCGGCGGCCAACGCCGGCGGCGCAGGCCCGCAGGAGCTGCCGCTTGACCTGATCGACGAAGACCCGCACCAGCCGCGCACGGCCGACAACCCCGGCTTCTCGCCGGAGAGCATCGCGGAGATCGGCGAGACGATCAAAGCGCGCGGCGTGAAGTCGCCCATCAGCGTGCGCGAGAACCCGGACGCACCGGGGCGCTACCTCATCAACCACGGCGCGCGGCGCTATCGCGGCTCGAAGTGGGCGCACAAGACCACGATCCCGGCCTTCATCGACAACGACTACAACGAGGCCGACCAGGTTATCGAGAACCTGCAACGCAATGAGCTGACGGCGCGTGAGATCGCCGACTTCATCGGCCGCGAGCTGGCGAAGGGCAAGAAGAAGGGCGAGATCGCCAAGGAGATCGGCAAGTCGCCGGCCTTCGTCACGCAGCACGTCACGCTGCTGGACTTGCCCGAACCCATTGCCGAGGCGTTCAATAGCGGCCGGGGCAAGGACGTGACTGTCATCAACGAGCTGGTGACGGCCTACAAGAAGAACCCCGACGAGGTGGCCGCCTGGCTGGCCGACGACAGCCAGGAGCTGACGCGCGGCTCGGTGAAGCTGCTGCGCGAGTTCCTGGAGGACAAGCGCAGTCACGAGGACGGCGACCGTGATCCCAACACCGTCGATGCGCTGACCGGCAAGACCGACGCCGAGGCCGGCGACGGCGAGCAGGGGCCGCAGGATGATGACGCCAAGGGGAAGAAGGAGCCGAAGGAGGCCGACCCCGACAAGCTCAAGAAGGCCATCATCCAGGTCAAGCACGACGACCGGCCGGCACGGCTGATCCTCAACCGCCGGCCCCCGGCCGAGGGCTGGGCCTGGCTCAAATACGAGGATGACGGCCAGGAGTTCGAGGCCGACCTTGGCACCGTGCAGCTTGTCGCGCTGCTGGAGGGCTGA
- the kfrC gene encoding IncP plasmid survival protein KfrC, with protein sequence MKRLTIPGSGTESRATKPARVSAPATLGGAAFGASREDTGADLLEAAQAAEIEQQATLEAAPVEQSYPETLALYVQAKHDQVEHIEDRLENLIDRQQARLQQTQASAPGRLSLPGSKRAWQNQQAQQQARLQTLHARLEAVREIKEGMGLHSPKIEELATRKMRAENPELASDWDAMREAARRHELLMRKQEQERKQSQAQERPGRSQSLGLSARPA encoded by the coding sequence TTGAAACGACTCACCATCCCCGGCAGCGGCACCGAGAGCCGCGCCACCAAGCCGGCCCGCGTCAGCGCGCCGGCCACCCTCGGCGGTGCCGCCTTCGGCGCTTCGCGCGAGGACACCGGAGCCGACTTGCTGGAGGCCGCCCAGGCGGCCGAGATCGAGCAGCAGGCCACCCTAGAGGCGGCCCCGGTCGAGCAGTCCTACCCCGAAACCCTGGCGCTCTACGTGCAGGCCAAGCACGACCAGGTGGAGCACATCGAGGACAGGCTAGAAAACCTGATCGACCGGCAGCAGGCCCGCTTGCAGCAGACCCAGGCGTCCGCGCCTGGCCGGCTTTCCTTGCCCGGCTCTAAGCGAGCCTGGCAGAACCAGCAGGCGCAGCAGCAGGCCCGCTTGCAGACGCTTCACGCGCGCCTGGAGGCCGTCCGCGAGATCAAGGAAGGCATGGGCCTGCACTCGCCGAAGATCGAAGAGCTGGCGACGCGCAAGATGCGCGCCGAGAACCCCGAGCTGGCTTCCGATTGGGATGCCATGCGCGAGGCCGCCCGCCGGCATGAGCTGCTGATGCGCAAGCAGGAGCAGGAGCGCAAGCAATCCCAGGCCCAGGAGCGGCCAGGGAGATCGCAGTCCTTGGGCCTGTCAGCCAGGCCCGCATAA
- a CDS encoding DNA-binding protein, whose amino-acid sequence MAISKEQIFAVADELDAAGQNPTLANVRKQLGSGSFTTISEAMNEWRARKASQAAPIREPAPQAITDKLAELGGDLWAVALEMANNRLAAEREALEAVRQETEAARQEAAELADQLTGELDEAKARVAALEAVEAAAKGEADELRGKLAATSERAATAEARAGELRTELDHAHQEARQARAERDKAQERATASADQVEALRADLAAANSRTAEIERRAGELRADLERANQATDQARAAQAEQRKATEAAAAERDQVRAELVKVQAKAEAAEQAHQEQRKAMAAEAHRQAERLTAAQGERDQAKRDAAQAREEAAGLRGRLEALETVMAQGRAADPTSGGRKKT is encoded by the coding sequence ATGGCGATCTCGAAGGAGCAGATATTTGCGGTGGCCGACGAACTGGACGCGGCCGGCCAGAACCCCACGCTGGCGAACGTGCGCAAGCAGCTCGGCAGCGGCAGCTTCACCACCATCAGCGAGGCGATGAACGAGTGGCGCGCACGCAAGGCCAGCCAGGCCGCCCCGATCCGCGAGCCGGCACCGCAGGCGATCACCGACAAGCTGGCCGAGCTGGGCGGCGACTTGTGGGCCGTGGCGCTGGAAATGGCGAACAACCGCCTGGCCGCCGAGCGCGAGGCGCTGGAGGCCGTGCGCCAGGAGACGGAAGCAGCGCGCCAGGAAGCCGCAGAGCTGGCCGACCAGCTCACCGGCGAGCTGGACGAGGCCAAGGCCCGCGTCGCGGCCCTGGAGGCCGTCGAGGCGGCCGCCAAGGGCGAGGCCGACGAGCTGCGCGGCAAGCTCGCGGCGACCAGCGAGCGCGCGGCCACGGCCGAGGCCAGGGCCGGCGAGCTGCGCACGGAGCTGGATCACGCCCATCAGGAAGCCCGCCAGGCGCGCGCAGAGCGCGACAAGGCCCAGGAGAGGGCCACGGCCAGCGCCGACCAGGTGGAGGCCCTGCGGGCCGACCTCGCGGCCGCGAACAGCCGTACCGCCGAGATCGAGCGCCGCGCCGGCGAGCTGCGTGCCGACCTGGAGCGGGCGAACCAGGCGACCGACCAGGCGCGCGCCGCTCAGGCCGAGCAGCGGAAGGCCACCGAGGCGGCCGCCGCCGAGCGCGACCAGGTGCGCGCGGAGCTGGTGAAGGTGCAGGCCAAGGCCGAGGCGGCCGAGCAGGCCCACCAGGAGCAGCGCAAGGCGATGGCGGCCGAGGCACACCGCCAGGCCGAGCGGCTGACCGCCGCCCAGGGCGAGCGCGACCAGGCGAAGCGCGACGCTGCCCAGGCCCGCGAGGAAGCGGCCGGGCTTCGCGGCCGGCTGGAGGCCCTGGAAACCGTCATGGCGCAAGGCCGGGCGGCCGATCCGACCAGCGGCGGACGCAAAAAGACCTGA
- a CDS encoding transcriptional regulator KorA, whose amino-acid sequence MKKRLTEAQFQTAIKGLEIGQQTIDIARGVLVDGRPQAEFVTSLGLTKGAVSQAVSRVWAAAGEQLPEGFERVTAVLPEHQAFIVKKWEADAKRKQEPKS is encoded by the coding sequence ATGAAGAAACGGCTAACCGAAGCCCAATTCCAGACGGCCATCAAGGGGCTGGAGATCGGGCAGCAGACCATCGACATAGCGCGCGGCGTGCTGGTCGATGGCCGGCCCCAGGCGGAGTTTGTCACTTCGCTGGGGCTGACCAAGGGGGCGGTGTCGCAGGCGGTCAGTCGCGTATGGGCAGCAGCAGGGGAACAGCTCCCCGAGGGCTTCGAGCGAGTGACGGCGGTACTGCCGGAGCATCAAGCGTTCATCGTCAAGAAGTGGGAAGCAGACGCCAAGAGGAAACAGGAACCCAAGTCATGA
- a CDS encoding DUF2688 domain-containing protein, which produces MSKGKIEIIETCCRRCGKSIRTLSHTIIGADDAREKFGSICGGCITPEEDNELTEMLLAAAVRRMSGATLQ; this is translated from the coding sequence ATGAGCAAAGGCAAGATCGAGATCATCGAGACGTGCTGCCGGCGCTGCGGCAAGAGCATCCGAACCTTGAGCCACACCATCATCGGCGCCGATGATGCCCGCGAGAAGTTCGGCAGCATCTGCGGCGGCTGCATCACGCCGGAGGAAGATAACGAGCTGACGGAAATGCTGCTGGCGGCGGCCGTGCGACGCATGAGCGGAGCGACGCTGCAATGA
- a CDS encoding transcriptional regulator — protein sequence MYNYIFFTNVLRLLDERHMTKKELSDRSGVSISFLSDLTTGKANPSLKVMEDIAQALETPLPLLLESTDLDKEALDALAGGKAPRSLPPGFERVAAVLPEHQAFIVKKWGEATRKKLRGS from the coding sequence TTGTACAACTACATCTTCTTCACGAACGTGCTCCGGCTGCTCGATGAGCGGCACATGACGAAAAAGGAGCTATCGGACAGGTCGGGGGTTTCGATCTCCTTCCTGTCCGATCTCACTACTGGCAAAGCCAACCCCTCCCTAAAGGTGATGGAGGACATTGCGCAGGCCCTTGAAACTCCCCTGCCGCTCCTGCTTGAATCGACCGACCTGGACAAAGAAGCCCTTGACGCCCTGGCCGGCGGCAAGGCACCCCGAAGCCTGCCGCCAGGCTTCGAGCGCGTGGCGGCCGTGCTGCCAGAACACCAGGCGTTCATCGTCAAGAAGTGGGGCGAAGCGACAAGGAAGAAACTTAGAGGGAGTTGA